Proteins from a genomic interval of Nocardia sp. BMG51109:
- a CDS encoding metal-sulfur cluster assembly factor: MSETPTDERQPSAPTDERQPSAEELEQLENLEEAMRDVVDPELGINVVDLGLVYDMRLENEVAVLDMTLTSAACPLTDVIEDQSRNALVRSGLVEDLKINWVWVPPWGPDKITEDGREQLRALGFTV; this comes from the coding sequence ATGAGTGAGACACCTACCGACGAGCGGCAGCCGTCCGCACCTACCGACGAGCGGCAGCCGTCCGCCGAGGAGCTGGAGCAGCTCGAGAACCTCGAAGAGGCGATGCGTGACGTCGTCGATCCGGAGCTGGGCATCAACGTGGTCGATCTCGGCCTCGTCTACGACATGCGGCTGGAGAACGAGGTCGCCGTACTCGACATGACGTTGACGTCGGCGGCTTGCCCGCTGACCGACGTGATCGAGGACCAGTCCCGCAACGCCCTGGTTCGCAGCGGTTTGGTCGAGGATTTGAAGATCAACTGGGTCTGGGTGCCGCCGTGGGGCCCGGACAAGATCACCGAGGACGGTCGCGAGCAGTTGCGTGCCCTCGGGTTCACGGTCTAG
- the sufU gene encoding Fe-S cluster assembly sulfur transfer protein SufU yields the protein MRMEQMYQEVILDHYKHPHHRGLREPFGAEVHHVNPTCGDEVTLRVHIDENGDVADVSYDGQGCSISQAATSILTDQVIGLPVQQAMKIVDSYNEMISSRGTVEGDEEVLGDGVALAGVAKYPARVKCALLGWMAFKDAVVRITSAQTGQTERATGSRLSTNGGAAHE from the coding sequence ATGCGCATGGAGCAGATGTACCAGGAAGTGATCCTGGACCACTACAAGCATCCGCATCATCGCGGGCTGCGGGAGCCGTTCGGTGCCGAGGTGCACCACGTGAACCCGACCTGCGGTGACGAGGTGACCCTGCGCGTCCACATCGACGAGAACGGCGACGTGGCGGACGTTTCCTACGACGGCCAGGGCTGTTCGATCAGCCAGGCCGCCACCTCGATCCTGACCGACCAGGTGATCGGCCTGCCGGTGCAGCAGGCGATGAAGATCGTCGACTCCTACAACGAGATGATCTCCAGCCGCGGTACCGTCGAGGGCGACGAGGAGGTGCTCGGCGACGGCGTCGCCCTGGCCGGTGTCGCCAAATATCCGGCGCGGGTGAAGTGCGCGCTGCTGGGCTGGATGGCGTTCAAGGACGCCGTGGTTCGGATAACCTCGGCGCAGACAGGACAGACCGAGCGCGCAACGGGCAGCCGACTTTCCACGAATGGGGGAGCAGCGCATGAGTGA
- a CDS encoding cysteine desulfurase: protein MTATVPQSQLDVAGIRADFPILSRTVRDGKPLAYLDSGATAQRPLQVLDAEREFLLEHNAAVHRSSHQLAEEANEAYEGVRAAIAAFVGAGADEIVYTKNATESLNLVAYAFSDDRFPHHVGPGDEIVITELEHHANLVPWQELARRTGATLKWYGVTDDGRIDLDSLTLSPATKVVAFTHVSNVTGAVAPAAELVRRAKEVGALVVLDACQSVPHAPVNLRELGVDFAAFSGHKMLGPSGIGVLYGRRALLEETPPFITGGSMIETVYMDHSTFAPPPQRFEAGSQMISQVVGLGAAVDYLGKLGMDAVAAHEHSLVGAALEGLGAIEGVRIIGPAENVHRGGAVSFVVDGVHAHDVGQILDDQGVAIRVGHHCAWPLHRRFGIAATARASFAVYNTVDEVEQLVSAVRKAQSFFGVV from the coding sequence ATGACCGCAACGGTGCCGCAGTCGCAGCTCGACGTCGCCGGGATCCGGGCCGACTTCCCGATCCTGAGTCGCACCGTGCGCGACGGAAAACCGTTGGCCTACCTGGATTCCGGCGCGACCGCGCAGCGCCCGCTGCAGGTGCTCGACGCGGAGCGGGAGTTCCTGCTCGAGCACAACGCGGCGGTGCACCGCAGCTCGCATCAGCTGGCCGAGGAGGCCAACGAGGCATACGAGGGCGTGCGGGCCGCGATCGCGGCGTTCGTCGGCGCCGGCGCGGACGAGATCGTCTACACCAAGAACGCGACCGAATCGCTGAACCTGGTGGCCTACGCGTTCTCCGACGACCGCTTCCCGCACCACGTCGGTCCCGGCGACGAGATCGTGATCACCGAGCTGGAGCATCACGCCAACCTGGTGCCGTGGCAGGAACTCGCCCGGCGCACCGGCGCGACGCTGAAGTGGTACGGCGTGACCGACGACGGCCGCATCGACCTGGACTCGCTGACGCTGTCCCCGGCGACGAAGGTGGTCGCGTTCACGCACGTCTCGAACGTCACCGGTGCCGTGGCTCCGGCGGCCGAACTGGTCCGGCGCGCCAAGGAGGTCGGCGCCCTGGTGGTGCTCGACGCCTGCCAGTCGGTGCCGCACGCGCCGGTGAACCTGCGCGAGCTGGGCGTGGATTTCGCCGCGTTCTCCGGCCACAAGATGCTGGGCCCCTCGGGTATCGGCGTGCTGTACGGCCGCCGGGCGCTGCTGGAGGAGACCCCGCCGTTCATCACCGGTGGCTCGATGATCGAGACGGTGTACATGGACCACAGCACCTTCGCGCCGCCGCCGCAGCGGTTCGAGGCCGGTTCGCAGATGATCTCGCAGGTCGTCGGATTGGGCGCGGCCGTCGACTATCTCGGCAAGCTCGGGATGGACGCCGTTGCGGCGCACGAGCATTCGCTCGTGGGCGCGGCGCTGGAAGGGCTCGGCGCGATCGAGGGCGTGCGGATCATCGGGCCGGCCGAGAACGTGCACCGCGGCGGTGCGGTGTCGTTCGTCGTGGACGGCGTGCACGCGCACGACGTCGGCCAGATCCTCGATGATCAGGGCGTCGCGATCCGGGTGGGCCATCACTGCGCGTGGCCGCTGCACCGCCGGTTCGGCATCGCCGCCACGGCCCGGGCCTCGTTCGCCGTGTACAACACCGTCGACGAGGTAGAGCAGCTGGTGAGTGCGGTGCGGAAGGCTCAGAGCTTCTTCGGAGTTGTATAG
- the sufC gene encoding Fe-S cluster assembly ATPase SufC has translation MTTLEIKDLHAEVANPDESGEPIKILNGVNLTVKSGETHAIMGPNGSGKSTLSYAIAGHPKYTVTQGSITLDGEDVLAMSVDERARAGLFLAMQYPVEVPGVSMSNFLRTAATAVRGEAPKLRHWVKEVKQSMSELEIDQAFADRSVNEGFSGGEKKRHEILQLGLLKPKIAILDETDSGLDVDALRIVSEGVNTYKERENGGILLITHYTRILRYIQPQFVHVFVGGRIVAEGGPELAEELDANGYVRFTSAAGRESDAVAGRESDTVAATAGA, from the coding sequence ATGACCACCCTCGAAATCAAGGACCTGCACGCCGAGGTCGCCAATCCGGACGAGTCCGGGGAGCCGATCAAGATCCTCAACGGCGTGAACCTGACCGTGAAATCCGGTGAGACGCACGCCATCATGGGTCCCAACGGCTCCGGCAAGTCCACCCTGTCCTACGCCATCGCCGGCCACCCGAAGTACACGGTGACCCAGGGCTCGATCACCCTCGACGGCGAGGACGTGCTGGCGATGTCGGTGGACGAGCGGGCCCGCGCCGGCCTGTTCCTCGCCATGCAGTACCCGGTCGAGGTGCCCGGCGTCTCGATGTCGAACTTCCTGCGCACGGCGGCGACCGCGGTGCGCGGCGAGGCCCCGAAGCTGCGGCACTGGGTCAAGGAGGTCAAGCAGTCGATGTCCGAGCTGGAGATCGACCAGGCCTTCGCCGACCGCTCGGTGAACGAGGGCTTCTCCGGCGGCGAGAAGAAGCGCCACGAGATCCTGCAGCTGGGCCTGCTGAAGCCGAAGATCGCCATCCTCGACGAGACCGACTCGGGCCTGGACGTGGACGCGCTGCGGATCGTCTCCGAGGGCGTCAACACCTACAAGGAGCGCGAGAACGGCGGCATCCTGCTGATCACCCACTACACCCGCATCCTGCGCTACATCCAGCCGCAGTTCGTGCACGTGTTCGTGGGCGGGCGCATCGTGGCCGAGGGCGGGCCCGAGCTGGCCGAGGAGCTGGATGCGAACGGGTACGTGCGCTTCACGTCCGCGGCGGGCCGCGAATCCGACGCAGTGGCGGGCCGCGAATCCGACACAGTCGCCGCTACCGCAGGAGCCTGA
- the sufD gene encoding Fe-S cluster assembly protein SufD, with product MPVENVATPAAEPDATAEPNVAAAAEAKAPALNKGEVFASFDVDAFEVPSAKDEAWRFTPLRRLRGLHNGTAVRDGAATVEVTVADGAAGGASVETVDRTDARLGEGGVPADRVAAQAYSGFEQATIVTIGSETEVAEPITVTVTGPGEGRTAYGHLQIRLGDFAVASVVIDQRGSGTYAENVEFVLGDSAKLTVVAVQDWADDAVHATAHHAKLGRDATLRHTDVTLGGDLVRLTATVRYAGPGGDAELLGLYFADDGQHFEQRLLVDHAVPNCKSNVLYKGALQGDPHSAKGDARTVWVGDVLIRAAAEGTDTFEVNRNLVLTDGARADSVPNLEIETGEIVGAGHASATGRFDDEQLFYLRARGIPEEAARRLVVRGFFHEIIQKIAVPEVRERLESAVEAELAAIGS from the coding sequence ATGCCGGTCGAGAATGTCGCCACCCCCGCGGCGGAGCCGGACGCCACCGCGGAGCCGAATGTCGCCGCCGCCGCGGAGGCGAAGGCGCCGGCGCTGAACAAGGGCGAGGTGTTCGCGTCCTTCGACGTGGACGCCTTCGAGGTGCCCTCGGCCAAGGACGAGGCATGGCGGTTCACCCCGCTGCGCCGGCTGCGCGGCCTGCACAACGGCACCGCGGTGCGCGACGGCGCGGCCACCGTCGAGGTCACGGTGGCCGACGGTGCCGCCGGCGGGGCCTCCGTGGAGACGGTGGACCGCACCGACGCTCGCCTCGGCGAGGGCGGCGTACCCGCGGATCGGGTTGCCGCGCAGGCGTACTCGGGTTTCGAGCAGGCGACGATCGTGACGATCGGCTCGGAAACCGAAGTGGCCGAGCCGATCACCGTCACCGTCACCGGGCCGGGGGAGGGCCGGACCGCCTACGGCCATCTGCAGATCCGGCTCGGCGATTTCGCCGTCGCCAGCGTGGTGATCGACCAGCGCGGCAGCGGAACCTATGCGGAGAACGTGGAATTCGTGCTCGGCGACAGCGCCAAGCTGACGGTCGTCGCGGTCCAGGACTGGGCCGACGACGCCGTGCACGCCACCGCGCACCACGCGAAACTGGGTCGCGACGCCACCCTGCGCCACACCGACGTCACCCTGGGCGGCGATCTGGTCCGCCTGACCGCCACCGTGCGCTACGCCGGCCCCGGCGGCGACGCCGAACTGCTCGGCCTGTACTTCGCCGACGACGGCCAGCACTTCGAGCAGCGGCTGCTGGTCGACCACGCGGTGCCGAACTGCAAGTCGAACGTGCTGTACAAGGGTGCGCTGCAAGGCGATCCGCACTCGGCGAAGGGCGACGCCCGCACCGTGTGGGTGGGCGACGTGCTGATCCGCGCGGCGGCCGAGGGCACCGACACCTTCGAGGTGAACCGCAACCTGGTGCTCACCGACGGCGCCCGCGCCGACTCGGTGCCGAACCTGGAGATCGAGACCGGCGAGATCGTCGGCGCGGGCCACGCCTCGGCGACCGGCCGGTTCGACGACGAGCAGCTGTTCTACCTGCGCGCCCGCGGCATCCCCGAGGAGGCCGCCCGCCGCCTCGTGGTGCGCGGATTCTTCCACGAGATCATCCAGAAGATCGCGGTTCCCGAGGTCCGGGAGCGGCTCGAGTCGGCCGTCGAGGCCGAGCTCGCCGCCATCGGCTCGTGA